One stretch of Candidatus Krumholzibacteriia bacterium DNA includes these proteins:
- a CDS encoding ATP-binding protein: MNPSRPDHTPASTEATARLSALLRSRLNAMGVVTAPEPSAADVRRVRDADALLAQFVRASRHTSGTVRAFSSLIADAHEDDGNTMHWLSRVERAAAELDVFSARLCALRLNDHERPVSARWSDVFSRVAARCSHIAPCTIEAIDRSRAPFTQRGELLGRMIFQLVRNAMEASPRGGMVRVRVDEFRRDALRQFHVRVSDEGPGLDPAVAASAWEPYVTTRRGHAGLGLAFVAAAAPVVGAAVGMRREASRTTVHMMVGEEGGLQWE, encoded by the coding sequence ATGAACCCGTCCCGTCCCGATCACACCCCGGCGTCCACGGAGGCCACCGCTCGCCTGAGCGCGCTGCTGCGCTCCCGTCTGAACGCGATGGGCGTCGTGACGGCGCCGGAACCCAGCGCCGCCGACGTGCGCCGCGTGCGCGACGCCGACGCGTTGCTCGCGCAGTTCGTGCGCGCGTCGCGGCATACCTCGGGCACGGTGCGGGCCTTCTCATCGTTGATCGCGGATGCACACGAGGATGACGGCAACACAATGCACTGGCTGTCCCGCGTGGAGCGGGCGGCCGCGGAGCTCGACGTGTTCAGCGCGCGCCTCTGCGCACTGCGCCTGAACGACCACGAACGACCGGTATCGGCGCGATGGAGCGACGTGTTCTCGCGCGTGGCGGCGCGCTGCAGCCATATCGCGCCGTGCACCATCGAGGCCATCGACCGGTCGCGGGCGCCGTTCACCCAGCGCGGCGAACTGCTGGGGCGCATGATCTTTCAACTGGTGCGCAACGCCATGGAAGCGTCGCCACGCGGCGGCATGGTGCGCGTGCGCGTGGACGAATTCCGCCGGGATGCGCTGCGTCAGTTCCACGTTCGCGTGAGTGATGAGGGGCCGGGTCTGGACCCGGCGGTGGCGGCATCGGCATGGGAACCCTATGTGACGACGCGCCGCGGGCACGCTGGCCTGGGCCTGGCGTTCGTGGCCGCGGCGGCACCGGTGGTGGGTGCGGCGGTAGGAATGCGCCGGGAAGCGAGTCGAACCACGGTGCACATGATGGTTGGAGAAGAAGGAGGTCTGCAATGGGAGTAA
- a CDS encoding sigma-54 dependent transcriptional regulator: MSSQQVTFLVLSTDATIRQSLDRLFPREGWRLQTLETPGDLVDALGDSTAAVLIDEFLEPAYLSLIRRCRRAVPGLDATVVGGPKSESVRRGERADGVDHYIERPLEAAPLRASLDHRLALVGVKAGVGLVGRSPALEELLESLLLVAPTEVPILIQGESGTGKDLVARAVHQLSRRRDQPFEAINCGSLAEGVLESELFGHERGAFTGAVSRRAGMFERANAGTIFLDEVGEMSANMQVRLLRVLETGEVLRVGGAAGLTVDVRVVAATNRNLGELVRAGTFRQDLYYRLKGVTLYLPPLRERRDDIPVLVQHFIRLANRANRKSVRGIEADALQRLQEYSWPGNIRELRNLVETLVVLTPEPRIARALVDAHIGDAGQSPPGPFLPVPVGRSREDTEREVMYGLILALHRDVREILRHLREEPAGTAGGWNDMREVPASEDGAHLSLSTMERVAIKEALNRAGGNRRKAAQALGISERTLYRKIREFGLS, translated from the coding sequence TTGAGTTCACAGCAAGTAACCTTCCTGGTGCTCAGCACCGATGCGACAATCCGCCAGTCTCTGGATCGCCTGTTTCCGCGTGAGGGCTGGAGGCTCCAGACACTGGAGACGCCGGGCGACCTGGTGGATGCGCTCGGCGACTCCACCGCGGCAGTGCTGATCGACGAGTTCCTCGAGCCCGCATACCTGTCGCTCATCCGGCGCTGCCGCCGGGCCGTACCCGGCCTGGACGCGACCGTCGTGGGCGGGCCCAAGTCCGAGAGCGTCCGGCGCGGTGAGCGCGCGGACGGTGTCGACCACTACATCGAGCGCCCGCTGGAGGCGGCGCCGTTGCGCGCGTCTCTCGACCACCGGCTCGCGCTGGTGGGCGTGAAGGCGGGTGTCGGGCTGGTGGGGCGATCTCCCGCGCTGGAGGAACTGCTCGAATCGCTGCTGCTGGTGGCACCCACCGAGGTGCCGATTCTGATCCAGGGTGAAAGCGGCACCGGCAAAGACCTGGTGGCGCGCGCCGTCCACCAGTTGAGCCGACGCCGCGATCAGCCCTTCGAGGCCATCAACTGCGGGTCGCTGGCCGAGGGTGTCCTGGAAAGCGAGTTGTTCGGACACGAACGCGGTGCGTTCACCGGGGCGGTGTCGCGCCGCGCAGGGATGTTCGAACGCGCCAATGCAGGCACCATCTTCCTCGACGAGGTGGGCGAGATGAGCGCGAACATGCAGGTGCGCCTGCTGCGCGTGCTCGAGACCGGCGAGGTGTTGCGCGTGGGCGGCGCCGCGGGACTGACCGTGGACGTCCGCGTGGTGGCCGCGACCAACCGCAACCTGGGGGAGTTGGTGCGCGCCGGCACGTTCCGCCAGGACCTCTACTACCGCCTCAAGGGCGTCACCCTCTATCTCCCGCCGTTGCGTGAGCGGCGCGATGACATTCCCGTTCTGGTGCAGCACTTCATCCGCCTGGCCAACCGGGCCAACCGCAAGAGCGTGCGCGGCATCGAGGCGGACGCGCTGCAACGCCTGCAGGAGTACAGCTGGCCCGGGAACATCCGCGAGTTGAGAAACCTGGTGGAAACGCTCGTCGTCTTGACGCCGGAACCGCGAATTGCCCGTGCGCTGGTGGATGCGCACATCGGGGATGCGGGGCAGTCGCCGCCGGGGCCGTTCCTGCCCGTTCCGGTGGGGCGCAGCCGCGAGGACACCGAGCGCGAGGTGATGTACGGCCTGATTCTCGCCCTGCACCGGGACGTGCGCGAGATCCTTCGCCACCTTCGCGAGGAGCCGGCGGGGACCGCCGGGGGGTGGAACGACATGCGGGAGGTGCCGGCATCCGAGGACGGGGCCCACCTGAGCCTTTCCACCATGGAGCGCGTCGCCATCAAGGAGGCGCTCAACCGCGCCGGGGGCAACCGGCGCAAGGCTGCCCAGGCCCTCGGGATCTCCGAGCGGACCCTGTACCGCAAGATCCGGGAGTTCGGTCTGTCGTGA
- a CDS encoding PorV/PorQ family protein: MRFVSAAVLSVVLMASTAHATKLAGEFMAPGGGARALGMGGAFAAVAADASTVYWNPAGIAGIQKRQALAMHAEQFGDLVNYNFASYVQPSGLMDEARKPAFGFALIHLGDPDQILTSQLVHNDLNGDGQIDPGELVDENGIPFDEATLPRESNNSFAGFATFAIETGAGAVGGSLKIIYQDMIAGESSMGIGIDLGYLKRDFLTRNLSLGAKLQDATGTYISWSTGTNEFIIPALKVGSAYKIESEELNGALLLAVDADVFFDNRQAASQFWVETMSTDVHVGAELSFQERVMIRGGLDANNYTAGAGIYFSVIGLDYAYLHHDAFEATHRVSVLANF, translated from the coding sequence ATGCGTTTTGTATCCGCCGCCGTCCTATCCGTCGTGTTGATGGCTTCCACCGCCCACGCCACCAAGCTGGCAGGCGAGTTCATGGCCCCCGGCGGGGGAGCCCGCGCCCTCGGGATGGGTGGGGCGTTTGCCGCCGTGGCCGCGGACGCGTCCACCGTCTACTGGAACCCAGCCGGGATCGCCGGCATCCAGAAGCGCCAGGCGCTGGCCATGCACGCCGAGCAGTTCGGCGACCTGGTGAATTACAACTTCGCCTCCTACGTGCAGCCCTCGGGGCTGATGGACGAGGCCCGCAAGCCGGCCTTCGGCTTTGCGCTCATCCACCTGGGCGATCCCGACCAGATCCTCACCAGCCAGCTGGTGCACAACGACCTCAACGGAGACGGGCAGATCGACCCGGGTGAACTGGTCGACGAGAACGGCATTCCCTTCGACGAGGCGACGCTGCCGCGGGAGTCAAACAACAGCTTTGCGGGATTCGCCACCTTCGCCATCGAGACCGGAGCCGGTGCGGTGGGCGGGTCGCTGAAGATCATCTACCAGGACATGATCGCGGGCGAGTCCAGCATGGGAATCGGCATCGACCTGGGTTACCTCAAACGCGACTTCCTCACGCGCAACCTTTCGCTGGGTGCGAAGCTGCAGGACGCGACCGGCACCTACATCAGCTGGAGCACCGGCACCAACGAGTTCATCATTCCCGCCCTGAAGGTGGGGAGCGCATACAAGATCGAGTCGGAGGAGCTCAACGGAGCGCTGCTGCTCGCAGTGGATGCCGACGTGTTCTTCGACAACCGCCAGGCAGCGTCACAATTCTGGGTGGAGACGATGAGCACCGACGTGCACGTCGGTGCGGAGCTCAGTTTCCAGGAGAGAGTGATGATCCGGGGCGGACTGGACGCCAACAATTACACCGCCGGCGCCGGAATCTACTTCAGTGTGATCGGTCTGGACTACGCCTACCTGCACCACGACGCCTTCGAGGCCACGCACCGCGTTTCGGTGCTGGCCAACTTCTGA
- a CDS encoding LysM peptidoglycan-binding domain-containing protein, translating to MYSNVRKSGLIARIVLAATLTLLLAGCGSGSRESAGRAASEPGDAHEAYLAALDRFEARIDYARAFQEDGNGARFESTRDSLIADVNAFIRNHPHAEDDPEFISILNALSAMDTLVTSGLEDEGYSAIDDSLALASADWPQADLPASDGRLFSMENTQFPVIESTRIDFWINYFTGPGRDRFDRALYRMQLNRPTVEGILDEMDLPQELICIAFIESGFAMKAVSSARAVGPWQFIGGTGRRYGLRSTWWYEERSDIVASTYAAGNYLRDLYSIWGDWFLAFAAYNCGEYRVARQVARQKTKNFWELDLPLQTERYVPKFLAALYIMREPEKYGFTIPQVEPISFDLITVEYAIELDVLARCAGTTTETIKELNPQLRRGATPPNMVVHIKVPSGAGDLATANIAALPPEERVTWSEHTVRKGETLSGIASRYDTSVAALRDANNLRNKSLLQIGQRLVIPVPGGTYAQAASSQPSYRTHTSTIDRDALERYAERATAGAPIAGRTRVVYTVRRNDTLSEIAETHRVGVSQIRSWNNLSRRRHIYPGQKLAIYVPGGSAPQNTTVASGPSPTVDETRFERTRHVVASGETFYSISRRYNVSMNDLMAWNGRSRSIIRPGDVLVVWQPRAADETGGR from the coding sequence GTGTATTCCAACGTTCGCAAGTCCGGCCTGATTGCCCGCATCGTGCTCGCGGCCACCCTGACCCTGCTTCTCGCGGGCTGTGGCAGCGGCAGCCGAGAGAGCGCCGGGCGCGCCGCTTCCGAGCCCGGTGACGCGCACGAGGCGTACCTGGCGGCGCTGGACCGCTTCGAGGCACGCATCGACTATGCGCGGGCCTTCCAGGAAGACGGCAACGGCGCGCGCTTCGAGTCGACCCGGGATTCGCTGATCGCGGACGTCAACGCGTTCATCCGTAACCACCCCCACGCCGAGGACGATCCTGAGTTCATCTCCATCCTCAACGCTCTGAGCGCGATGGACACGCTGGTCACCAGCGGACTCGAGGACGAGGGCTATTCCGCCATCGATGACAGCCTGGCACTGGCCAGCGCCGACTGGCCGCAGGCCGACCTGCCGGCGTCGGATGGCCGTCTGTTCAGCATGGAGAACACCCAGTTCCCCGTCATCGAGAGCACTCGCATCGATTTCTGGATCAACTACTTCACCGGGCCAGGCCGCGACCGCTTCGACCGCGCGCTGTATCGCATGCAACTCAACCGCCCCACGGTCGAGGGCATCCTCGACGAAATGGACCTGCCGCAGGAACTGATCTGCATCGCCTTCATCGAGAGCGGCTTCGCCATGAAGGCGGTTTCCAGCGCGCGTGCCGTGGGGCCCTGGCAATTCATCGGTGGCACCGGGCGCCGCTACGGTCTGCGCTCCACGTGGTGGTACGAGGAACGCAGCGATATCGTGGCTTCCACCTACGCGGCGGGCAATTATCTTCGGGACCTCTATTCGATCTGGGGCGACTGGTTCCTCGCCTTCGCCGCGTATAACTGTGGCGAGTACCGCGTGGCGCGGCAGGTGGCGCGCCAGAAGACCAAGAACTTCTGGGAGCTCGATCTTCCCCTGCAGACGGAGCGCTACGTTCCCAAATTCCTCGCCGCGCTGTATATCATGCGCGAGCCTGAGAAGTACGGGTTCACCATCCCGCAGGTGGAACCCATTTCGTTCGATCTCATCACGGTGGAGTACGCCATCGAACTGGACGTGCTCGCGCGTTGCGCCGGCACCACCACCGAGACCATCAAGGAACTCAACCCGCAGTTGCGCCGTGGAGCCACGCCGCCCAACATGGTGGTGCACATCAAGGTTCCTTCGGGTGCGGGCGATCTGGCCACGGCGAACATCGCCGCCCTGCCGCCAGAGGAACGCGTCACCTGGAGCGAACACACGGTGCGCAAGGGCGAAACGCTGTCCGGGATCGCGAGCCGCTACGACACCTCGGTAGCCGCGCTGCGCGACGCCAACAACCTGCGCAACAAGAGCCTGCTGCAGATCGGGCAGCGCCTGGTCATTCCGGTGCCGGGCGGCACCTACGCCCAGGCGGCCAGTTCGCAGCCCTCCTATCGCACACACACCTCGACCATCGATCGCGACGCGCTCGAGCGCTACGCCGAACGGGCCACTGCCGGCGCGCCCATCGCGGGTCGCACGCGCGTGGTGTACACGGTGCGTCGCAACGACACCCTGAGCGAGATCGCCGAGACGCATCGCGTGGGCGTGAGCCAGATCCGCTCGTGGAACAACCTGAGCCGCCGCCGGCACATCTACCCCGGACAGAAGCTCGCCATCTACGTGCCTGGTGGTTCCGCGCCGCAGAACACCACGGTCGCGTCCGGGCCGTCGCCCACCGTGGACGAGACGCGCTTCGAACGCACGCGCCACGTGGTGGCGTCGGGCGAGACCTTCTACTCCATCAGCCGCCGCTACAATGTTTCCATGAACGACCTGATGGCGTGGAACGGCCGGTCGCGTTCCATCATTCGCCCCGGTGATGTGCTGGTGGTGTGGCAGCCACGCGCCGCCGACGAGACCGGCGGTCGCTAG